From Pedobacter indicus, a single genomic window includes:
- the lipA gene encoding lipoyl synthase: MIELPVISSNELQRKPDWLRVKLPVGKEYRHVRNLVDTHKLHTICESGNCPNMGECWGAGTATFMILGNICTRSCSFCAVATGRPLAVDQDEPNRVAESVRLMEVKHCVITSVDRDDLKDGGSTIWAETVKAIRRESPGTTLETLIPDFKGIWENLDRVLAVRPEVVSHNLETVRRLTREVRIQAKYDRSLECLRRISEAGLRTKSGIMLGFGETEEDVIEAMTDLYNVGVHVLTLGQYLQPTKNHHPVVEWVTPEKFKKFQEIGLKIGFKYVESGPLVRSSYHAEKHLFDMQ; the protein is encoded by the coding sequence ATGATTGAATTACCAGTTATTTCGTCAAATGAATTACAGCGGAAACCGGATTGGTTGCGCGTGAAATTGCCTGTTGGCAAAGAATATCGTCATGTTCGTAATCTCGTTGACACCCACAAACTTCATACGATTTGCGAAAGTGGTAACTGCCCCAATATGGGTGAGTGCTGGGGTGCAGGCACTGCGACTTTTATGATTTTAGGAAATATCTGCACCCGTTCGTGTTCATTCTGTGCAGTTGCGACAGGTCGCCCGTTAGCGGTTGATCAAGATGAACCCAATCGTGTTGCGGAGTCAGTTCGATTAATGGAAGTAAAGCATTGTGTCATCACTTCTGTTGACAGAGACGACCTGAAAGATGGAGGGTCCACCATATGGGCTGAGACTGTTAAGGCCATTCGCCGGGAAAGTCCAGGAACAACCTTGGAAACACTCATTCCCGACTTCAAAGGCATCTGGGAAAACCTTGATCGTGTCCTTGCTGTACGACCCGAAGTAGTTTCCCACAATCTGGAGACTGTTCGCAGATTGACTCGTGAGGTACGTATTCAAGCCAAATATGATCGTAGCCTTGAATGTTTGAGACGAATCTCAGAAGCCGGATTACGCACCAAATCGGGCATTATGCTTGGCTTTGGAGAGACCGAAGAAGATGTTATTGAAGCAATGACCGATCTATACAATGTTGGAGTGCATGTGCTGACATTAGGGCAATACCTTCAGCCAACAAAAAACCATCACCCTGTTGTAGAATGGGTTACACCAGAAAAATTTAAGAAATTCCAAGAAATTGGACTTAAAATAGGGTTTAAATACGTGGAAAGTGGGCCATTGGTGCGTTCATCTTACCATGCAGAAAAACATCTATTTGATATGCAATAA
- a CDS encoding OsmC family protein, which translates to MATIKNEYLGELRTRATHLRSGNSLITDAPVDNQGKGEAFSPSDLLATALGSCMLTIMGIAAREHHIDLEKVELETTKIMTDNPRRVSRLDIVFNFPKGQQYSDKEKVILEKAAKTCPVFYSIHPEIEKNLQFNW; encoded by the coding sequence ATGGCAACAATTAAAAACGAATATTTAGGAGAATTACGTACGAGAGCTACCCATTTACGATCAGGAAATTCATTGATTACAGATGCGCCGGTTGATAACCAGGGTAAAGGAGAAGCTTTTTCACCATCAGACCTGCTGGCTACTGCCTTAGGAAGTTGTATGCTGACCATTATGGGGATTGCCGCGCGCGAGCATCATATTGACCTGGAAAAAGTGGAACTGGAAACGACAAAGATTATGACCGATAATCCGCGTCGTGTTTCCAGGTTAGATATTGTTTTTAATTTTCCGAAAGGACAGCAGTATTCAGATAAAGAAAAAGTCATTTTGGAAAAAGCAGCAAAAACTTGCCCTGTTTTCTATAGTATTCACCCCGAAATCGAGAAAAATCTTCAATTTAACTGGTGA
- a CDS encoding MBL fold metallo-hydrolase: protein MKVFALDEGSFSVGIDKKFIPFDPKTDDKKDRKGSLFINVKPFLVDTGNDLIIIDTGLGFSKNGQMMIHENIRELGYEPEDVTLVLMSHLHQDHASGMINSETNTISFTNAEYIIQRAEWEEAYSDTKSSYRTEVFDILQRSGQVHFVENNGELNSLVSYEISGAHSPYHQVFHIKNEEDHLFYGGDEWPEPEQALRRFAAKYDYDGHKAMELREQYATQATNEDWTCLFYHAGENAIARMAKKDDSFRIIPV, encoded by the coding sequence ATGAAGGTATTTGCATTAGATGAAGGATCATTTTCAGTAGGGATAGATAAAAAGTTTATTCCTTTCGACCCAAAAACAGATGATAAAAAAGATAGAAAAGGTTCACTTTTCATCAATGTTAAACCATTTCTTGTTGACACAGGAAATGATCTTATTATCATTGACACTGGTTTGGGCTTCTCAAAGAATGGGCAAATGATGATTCACGAAAACATCCGTGAGCTCGGCTATGAGCCAGAGGATGTTACGTTAGTTCTCATGTCTCATCTTCATCAGGATCATGCCTCGGGGATGATTAATTCGGAAACCAACACGATTAGTTTTACAAACGCTGAATACATCATTCAGCGGGCGGAATGGGAAGAGGCTTATAGCGACACGAAATCTTCATATCGTACTGAGGTTTTTGATATCTTACAGAGAAGCGGACAGGTTCATTTCGTCGAAAACAACGGTGAGCTGAATTCACTAGTCAGCTACGAAATCAGCGGAGCCCACAGCCCCTACCATCAGGTCTTCCATATTAAAAACGAGGAAGACCATCTATTCTATGGTGGAGACGAATGGCCCGAACCAGAACAAGCTTTGCGCAGGTTTGCCGCGAAATATGATTACGATGGGCACAAGGCAATGGAACTGAGAGAGCAGTATGCTACTCAGGCGACAAACGAAGACTGGACATGCCTCTTCTACCATGCAGGTGAAAATGCAATTGCTAGAATGGCAAAAAAAGATGATAGCTTTCGGATCATACCTGTATAA
- a CDS encoding DoxX family protein has protein sequence MAALSSLGRYKDFGLLLARIGLGLSFIFLHGYPKLVGGVETWKVVGSAMSNLGIDFFPAVWGFLAGFTEAVGGLFLLLGLFYRPACLLLAFTMLVAGMNHLAMGDGLMGAAHAFELLVVFVGLLFVGPGKYSVDKR, from the coding sequence ATGGCTGCATTGTCATCATTGGGCAGATACAAAGATTTCGGTTTGCTGTTAGCGCGTATCGGGTTAGGTTTATCGTTTATATTTTTGCATGGCTATCCAAAGTTAGTAGGTGGGGTCGAGACATGGAAAGTCGTTGGTTCTGCAATGAGTAACCTTGGTATTGATTTTTTTCCAGCAGTTTGGGGTTTCTTGGCCGGCTTTACGGAAGCGGTGGGTGGACTGTTTCTCTTACTGGGATTATTTTACCGTCCTGCCTGTTTATTGTTAGCATTTACGATGCTAGTAGCAGGGATGAACCATCTCGCCATGGGCGATGGCCTCATGGGTGCGGCACATGCCTTTGAACTTTTAGTCGTGTTTGTCGGTTTGTTATTTGTTGGGCCCGGAAAGTATAGCGTTGATAAGCGATAG